The following proteins come from a genomic window of Rhodohalobacter sp. 614A:
- a CDS encoding PQQ-dependent sugar dehydrogenase — MLRKSTFPLLLFSLTLLVACSSENQSSSDFENIQFADDNGGITLPAGFQAVVVTEGVGSARHITVDDDGDIYVALSSDHDGNGIAALRDTNGDGVADSTAYFGEYTGTGIALYNGYLYFAPDTAVVRYSMEGVDLVPTAEPEMVVTGFPDQGSHAAKPITFDGNGNMYVNIGAPSNACQEEGRTPGSPGMDPCPFLELQGSAWRFDANATGQTLQEDGYKYATGYRNAVALEWNSAADNLYIVQHGRDQLNTLWPDYFDAEDNAVLPAEEFFKVDDGDNFGWPYTYYDQSRGEKMMNPEYGGDGETPYTGDEYENPIMAFPGHWAPNDLIFYTGDQYPSRFSGGALIAFHGSWNRAPLPQEGYRVSFVPMDGANPATDSYETFADGFSGTDSLSSPGNAEYRPMGLSQGTDGSVYIVDSKQGKIWRVFYTGE; from the coding sequence ATGCTTCGAAAATCGACATTTCCCTTACTTCTTTTCTCTTTAACCCTTTTGGTTGCATGCTCTTCAGAAAACCAATCCTCTTCAGACTTCGAAAATATTCAGTTTGCCGATGATAATGGAGGAATCACTCTCCCGGCCGGATTTCAGGCCGTTGTTGTGACTGAAGGCGTTGGAAGCGCTCGTCATATTACCGTTGATGATGATGGTGATATTTATGTTGCGCTGAGTAGTGATCATGACGGAAATGGCATTGCCGCATTGCGCGATACCAATGGCGATGGCGTTGCCGATAGCACTGCTTATTTTGGTGAATATACCGGAACGGGAATCGCCCTGTACAACGGGTACCTCTACTTCGCGCCGGATACGGCTGTGGTTCGTTACTCGATGGAAGGAGTTGACCTTGTGCCAACGGCCGAACCCGAAATGGTTGTTACCGGGTTTCCTGATCAGGGCAGTCACGCTGCGAAACCCATTACTTTTGATGGAAACGGAAACATGTATGTAAATATCGGGGCTCCATCCAATGCATGCCAGGAAGAAGGGCGCACACCGGGATCTCCTGGAATGGACCCGTGTCCGTTTTTGGAATTGCAGGGAAGCGCCTGGAGGTTTGATGCGAATGCAACCGGACAAACTCTTCAGGAAGACGGATATAAATACGCCACAGGCTACAGAAACGCAGTAGCCCTGGAGTGGAATTCAGCCGCGGATAACCTGTACATCGTTCAACACGGACGTGACCAGTTAAATACACTGTGGCCGGATTATTTTGATGCTGAAGATAATGCCGTTCTTCCGGCAGAAGAATTTTTTAAAGTGGATGATGGAGATAACTTTGGCTGGCCGTACACCTATTACGACCAAAGCAGAGGTGAAAAAATGATGAACCCGGAATATGGCGGCGACGGTGAAACGCCTTATACCGGCGATGAATACGAGAATCCGATTATGGCTTTTCCCGGTCACTGGGCGCCTAATGACCTTATTTTCTACACTGGCGACCAGTATCCTTCAAGATTTTCCGGCGGAGCATTGATTGCATTTCACGGGTCATGGAACCGTGCGCCGCTTCCACAGGAAGGCTATCGTGTGAGTTTCGTGCCAATGGATGGAGCCAATCCTGCCACGGATAGTTATGAAACATTTGCGGATGGTTTTTCCGGTACCGATTCACTGTCCTCACCTGGAAATGCAGAATATCGCCCCATGGGCCTTAGCCAGGGAACAGACGGTTCCGTTTATATCGTCGATTCCAAACAGGGGAAAATCTGGAGAGTTTTTTATACCGGAGAGTAA
- a CDS encoding AtuA-related protein gives MPTVKLLKIAHGRSGDKGNASNVGIIARHPDIYPFLEKNLTAKRVKDHMKHICKGKVERYELPNIGALNFLLHESLGGGGTVSLKLDAQGKTHASTLLRMDLDVPEELLELVK, from the coding sequence ATGCCCACAGTCAAGCTCTTAAAAATTGCCCACGGCCGCAGCGGCGACAAAGGAAATGCCAGCAATGTGGGGATTATTGCCCGCCACCCTGACATCTACCCTTTCCTGGAAAAGAACCTGACGGCCAAACGGGTAAAAGACCACATGAAGCACATCTGCAAAGGCAAGGTCGAGCGGTATGAGCTCCCAAACATCGGGGCATTAAATTTCCTGCTTCATGAAAGTCTTGGCGGCGGCGGAACGGTTTCTCTTAAACTTGACGCCCAGGGAAAAACACACGCTTCCACTCTTCTACGAATGGATCTGGATGTTCCTGAAGAGCTACTGGAATTAGTGAAGTAA
- the lgt gene encoding prolipoprotein diacylglyceryl transferase — protein MLPIHIDLGFNEIHFYEGIYFLISIAIGIFISYKRVQKYKGEVDFFDGLITWSILGALIGARLSHYLFWNLDLFLDNPAVLFNLSGGGNSITGGLVGGMLGGMFFTRKKGLNYFEYFSLLSPGILFAQAVGRVGCFLNGDAYGVATDSPLGVHFPRYGTSLPSFETDFSVSSSAWQWSYEHGLVGLDSTVSAALHPTQLYEMFGDLILFGIIIWVFQKIWPDDKKSPLIFFIHTGGYSLLRFGLEFIRGDREFIAFSNMTNLQVVLLSYGIFTILYTIHYYKKRMRE, from the coding sequence ATGCTCCCTATCCATATCGATCTCGGATTTAATGAAATTCATTTCTATGAAGGGATCTACTTTCTCATATCTATCGCCATAGGAATATTTATATCCTACAAACGTGTTCAAAAATACAAAGGCGAAGTAGATTTTTTTGATGGGTTGATTACCTGGTCAATTCTTGGAGCGCTTATTGGGGCCCGGCTTTCTCACTATCTTTTCTGGAATTTAGATCTGTTTCTGGATAATCCGGCAGTGTTGTTTAATCTTTCCGGTGGGGGTAACAGTATTACTGGCGGGCTGGTTGGAGGAATGCTTGGCGGGATGTTTTTTACACGGAAGAAAGGACTCAACTATTTCGAATATTTTTCATTGTTATCACCCGGCATTCTGTTTGCTCAGGCAGTGGGGCGAGTCGGTTGTTTTTTGAATGGCGATGCTTATGGAGTTGCAACGGACTCTCCACTGGGCGTTCATTTTCCAAGATACGGCACGTCGCTTCCTTCATTTGAAACAGACTTTTCAGTTTCAAGCTCAGCTTGGCAATGGTCTTACGAACACGGGTTGGTGGGGCTTGATTCCACCGTTAGTGCAGCGCTTCATCCCACTCAGTTATATGAAATGTTTGGAGACCTTATCCTTTTTGGGATTATCATCTGGGTATTTCAGAAAATCTGGCCGGATGATAAAAAGTCCCCGCTCATTTTCTTTATTCATACCGGCGGCTATTCACTATTACGATTTGGCCTTGAATTTATCCGGGGAGACAGGGAATTTATAGCCTTCAGCAATATGACGAATTTGCAAGTAGTATTACTGAGTTATGGAATTTTTACCATACTTTATACGATACATTACTATAAAAAGAGAATGCGAGAGTAG
- a CDS encoding SIMPL domain-containing protein — protein MKEKSQLGFIVIGISIFLGLFVVGYFASNAAISVKEYERSVTVKGLSEQEHIADIVIWPIQFTEAGNTLDGTYTSLENSANLVRSFLENHGIESEEITFSTPFLTDKSAQRYGGNENFEFRYVASQTATVYSENVEQVREIMSQLVDLGKQGVTLSGDEYQVRPEYLFTRLNDIKPEMIEQATKEARAVAQKFAEDSNSKLGKIKTASQGQFSIYNRDNNNPHIKNVRVVSTIVYYLSD, from the coding sequence ATGAAAGAAAAAAGTCAACTTGGGTTTATCGTTATTGGGATTTCAATTTTCTTAGGCTTGTTTGTGGTGGGATATTTTGCCAGCAATGCAGCTATTTCTGTAAAAGAGTATGAACGCTCGGTAACGGTTAAAGGCCTGTCTGAACAGGAGCATATTGCGGATATTGTTATTTGGCCGATTCAATTCACCGAAGCCGGTAATACACTCGACGGCACATATACTTCTTTGGAAAATAGCGCAAATTTGGTCCGGTCTTTTTTGGAAAATCATGGAATAGAGTCGGAAGAAATTACTTTTTCTACGCCATTCCTGACGGATAAATCCGCCCAGCGATATGGTGGAAATGAGAATTTTGAGTTCAGGTATGTGGCCTCCCAAACAGCCACGGTTTATTCAGAGAATGTAGAACAGGTACGGGAAATTATGAGTCAGTTGGTTGATCTCGGAAAGCAGGGCGTTACTCTTAGTGGTGATGAATACCAGGTTCGGCCGGAATATTTATTCACAAGGCTGAATGATATCAAGCCGGAAATGATTGAACAGGCCACGAAAGAGGCACGGGCAGTAGCTCAGAAGTTTGCAGAAGATTCCAACAGCAAACTCGGCAAAATAAAAACAGCTTCCCAGGGACAATTTTCTATTTATAACAGGGATAATAACAATCCGCACATCAAAAATGTGAGAGTAGTTTCTACGATTGTCTATTACTTGTCTGATTAG
- a CDS encoding prolyl oligopeptidase family serine peptidase, whose product MKKNILLLFVIVLFAVSNGVFAAISPAGGEYGIVIEGYDWGPAVSKVILSLDEPATTVNTDDYKVMVQRSDDCASIPAGQVLGSRTVIAGYVSDAEGTRLEEGDYATLVLAVAPNQPIGSPIQYSQAEGCRGNSWINYDMTIRDEANGKVWNQEVNRIMPIIDRFDLSGKFSDGKGINMSYASYVPEEADGKSPLIIWLHGGGEGGTDPSIPLIANRAANYASDEIQAIFDGAFVLVPQTPTRWMDSGEGSTSGQVDDIYFEAVKELVDYYISMHPNVDTDRIYVGGCSNGGYLTFKLLIEYPNFFAAAFPSALAYRGAYFTDAQVNRVKNIPIWFIHSEDDGTTVPDQTVLPVYNRLKEAGAPNVHLTYYDHVVDITGFFGGEGYHYPGHWSWIYSHANEARRDYDGSLVKLDGRPVSIMEWMAGQSK is encoded by the coding sequence ATGAAAAAAAATATACTTCTATTATTTGTCATTGTATTATTTGCCGTATCGAATGGAGTTTTTGCTGCAATATCTCCAGCCGGCGGCGAGTACGGTATTGTTATTGAAGGCTATGACTGGGGCCCGGCTGTAAGCAAGGTCATTTTATCCTTAGATGAGCCCGCCACGACAGTGAATACAGACGATTATAAAGTAATGGTCCAAAGATCAGATGATTGTGCATCAATCCCTGCCGGTCAGGTTTTGGGAAGCCGGACAGTAATTGCAGGGTATGTATCCGATGCCGAAGGAACCAGGCTGGAAGAAGGCGATTATGCTACATTGGTATTAGCGGTGGCTCCCAATCAACCCATCGGCTCACCTATTCAATATTCACAGGCAGAAGGTTGCAGAGGAAACAGCTGGATCAATTATGATATGACCATCAGGGATGAAGCAAACGGAAAGGTGTGGAACCAGGAAGTGAATAGAATTATGCCGATCATTGATCGATTCGATCTTTCAGGAAAATTTTCAGATGGAAAAGGAATAAACATGTCATACGCTTCCTATGTGCCTGAAGAGGCCGATGGAAAATCTCCGCTCATTATTTGGCTGCACGGCGGTGGTGAAGGGGGAACGGATCCATCTATTCCGCTTATTGCTAACCGGGCCGCTAATTACGCATCAGATGAAATACAAGCCATTTTTGATGGAGCTTTTGTTCTGGTTCCACAAACACCAACACGCTGGATGGACAGTGGCGAAGGATCAACCAGTGGCCAGGTAGACGACATTTACTTCGAAGCAGTGAAGGAGCTTGTTGACTATTATATTTCGATGCATCCGAATGTTGACACAGATCGTATCTATGTTGGCGGATGTTCGAACGGAGGCTATTTGACCTTTAAACTGCTCATTGAATATCCCAATTTTTTTGCTGCTGCATTTCCAAGCGCCCTGGCTTATCGCGGAGCATATTTCACAGATGCGCAAGTGAATCGGGTAAAAAATATTCCGATCTGGTTTATTCATTCAGAAGATGATGGAACCACGGTTCCGGATCAAACCGTATTGCCGGTCTATAATCGATTGAAAGAGGCGGGAGCGCCAAATGTGCATCTTACCTATTATGATCACGTGGTGGATATTACCGGCTTTTTTGGCGGAGAAGGTTATCATTACCCGGGCCACTGGAGTTGGATTTATTCCCACGCCAATGAAGCCAGGCGGGATTATGACGGCAGCCTGGTAAAACTGGATGGACGTCCTGTAAGTATTATGGAATGGATGGCCGGCCAATCAAAATAA
- a CDS encoding 2OG-Fe(II) oxygenase — protein sequence MHQVHYTEEQWIQWMDKLALNDFVIVDDFISNELFTIIMDFFHEKEQGDQLKKAGIGSSGEFKVNASIRGDFIYWLEKDRDKKLDPFFGLMEELIQSLKRFCFLSLSGSEFHIAKYPKGSHYDRHLDQFNERSNRQITVLIYLNEHWKNGDGGELKIYKDGGEILVEPIARRLLLFKSDIIEHEVLTTNVSRYSLTGWLLHQPATVGYFFR from the coding sequence ATGCATCAAGTACATTATACCGAAGAACAGTGGATCCAATGGATGGATAAACTGGCTTTGAATGATTTTGTGATAGTGGATGATTTTATATCAAATGAGCTATTCACAATTATTATGGATTTCTTTCATGAAAAAGAACAGGGTGATCAACTGAAAAAGGCGGGAATCGGGTCTTCGGGCGAATTTAAGGTGAATGCATCCATTCGCGGTGATTTTATTTATTGGCTTGAAAAAGACCGCGATAAAAAACTGGACCCGTTTTTTGGTTTGATGGAAGAGTTGATTCAATCGTTAAAACGGTTTTGTTTTCTGAGTCTTTCCGGATCGGAATTTCACATTGCCAAATATCCAAAAGGTTCCCACTATGACAGGCACCTGGACCAGTTTAATGAACGATCGAACCGGCAGATTACCGTTCTTATCTACCTGAATGAACACTGGAAAAACGGAGATGGAGGAGAGTTAAAAATCTATAAAGATGGTGGCGAAATATTAGTAGAACCCATTGCCAGACGGCTCTTATTATTTAAGAGCGATATCATTGAGCATGAAGTTTTAACAACAAATGTGTCAAGATACAGCCTTACGGGCTGGTTGCTTCATCAACCTGCAACCGTGGGTTATTTCTTTCGCTAG
- a CDS encoding DUF3820 family protein: protein MKSDFLIKLVRARMPYGQYKGRYITQLPVHYLEWYSRKGFPNGQLGQYLSTMFEIKTNGLDHILKPIIKQYRNWE, encoded by the coding sequence ATGAAATCCGATTTTCTTATTAAACTTGTTCGCGCCCGTATGCCTTACGGCCAATATAAGGGGCGTTATATCACGCAGCTGCCGGTACATTATTTAGAGTGGTACAGCCGAAAAGGTTTTCCAAATGGACAGCTTGGCCAATATCTCTCCACCATGTTCGAAATAAAAACAAACGGACTGGATCATATTCTAAAACCCATCATAAAGCAGTATCGAAATTGGGAGTAA
- a CDS encoding SDR family NAD(P)-dependent oxidoreductase: MSFEGKTVVVTGGAKGIGAGCVKVFHREQAQVVILDVDEEAGSKIENQLGDRVLFLSCDISDEKQVSKAMKKAADHFGGIDVLVNNAGILHYATVTETTEQAWDSLMNVNLKGAFLCAKHAIPYMQKAGSGVVVNMSSVQAYVVQEKVAAYVTTKSALIGLTNSIAVDYAPNIRSVAICPGGVDSELNRNAFQQSADPEKARQETIDIHLVKRMAQPEEIGEMVAYVASEKGSFITGQALRIDGGIGLRVAGSKND; the protein is encoded by the coding sequence ATGTCTTTTGAGGGAAAAACTGTAGTTGTAACAGGCGGGGCAAAAGGAATTGGCGCCGGATGTGTAAAGGTCTTCCATCGTGAGCAGGCACAAGTTGTGATATTGGATGTGGATGAAGAAGCCGGCTCAAAAATAGAAAACCAATTGGGTGACCGGGTACTTTTTCTTTCTTGTGATATTTCTGATGAAAAGCAGGTCTCCAAAGCGATGAAGAAAGCCGCTGATCATTTTGGAGGGATTGATGTGTTGGTAAATAACGCGGGAATCCTGCACTATGCAACGGTTACGGAAACAACCGAACAAGCCTGGGATTCGCTCATGAATGTGAATCTAAAAGGTGCCTTTCTCTGTGCAAAACATGCCATTCCATACATGCAAAAAGCTGGCAGCGGAGTTGTTGTAAATATGTCCAGTGTTCAGGCTTATGTCGTTCAGGAAAAAGTGGCTGCTTATGTAACGACCAAATCAGCATTGATTGGCCTCACAAATAGTATTGCGGTTGATTATGCTCCCAACATTCGAAGCGTTGCCATCTGTCCGGGCGGTGTGGATTCAGAACTGAACCGTAACGCTTTTCAACAGTCGGCCGATCCCGAAAAAGCCCGACAGGAAACCATAGATATCCATCTTGTAAAACGGATGGCTCAACCCGAGGAGATCGGGGAAATGGTTGCCTACGTAGCCAGCGAGAAGGGGTCATTCATCACGGGACAAGCCCTGCGGATTGACGGCGGAATTGGACTGCGTGTAGCCGGAAGTAAAAACGACTAA
- a CDS encoding SMP-30/gluconolactonase/LRE family protein, with the protein MNIPTIEAEPVLAQNAVLGECPVWDDRQSLLFWVDILSGNLFQYDPRQHKCRVIDIGEHIGSFALREKNGAILALKSGFAFYDFYSNRIERMINPESHLSNNRFNDGKCDPYGRFWSGTLSYNVEKGAGSLYTLSTADHIETKLKNLTIPNGMAWHLGRKKFYFIDSTDRKICQFDYDPASGSIRNRSVLFEFPTDESLPDGMTLDADGHLWVALYNGFKVVRINPVSAQIEFQVELPVPQVTSCTFGGSNMNELYITTAREHMTKKEIAEVPLSGSLFRAVVPFRGLKADRFKG; encoded by the coding sequence ATGAATATTCCAACCATTGAGGCTGAACCTGTTTTAGCACAAAATGCCGTTTTGGGTGAATGCCCGGTTTGGGATGACCGGCAGAGTTTACTCTTTTGGGTGGATATACTTTCGGGTAATCTTTTTCAATACGACCCGCGGCAGCATAAATGCAGAGTTATTGATATTGGAGAACATATTGGTTCTTTTGCACTTCGTGAAAAGAATGGTGCTATCTTAGCTCTCAAATCCGGATTTGCCTTCTATGATTTTTATTCGAATAGAATTGAGCGCATGATTAACCCGGAATCTCACCTTTCAAATAACCGGTTTAATGATGGTAAATGTGATCCATACGGACGATTTTGGTCAGGAACTCTTTCCTATAATGTAGAAAAAGGTGCCGGCAGTTTATATACGCTTTCAACGGCAGATCATATCGAAACAAAACTGAAAAATCTCACGATTCCAAATGGTATGGCCTGGCATCTCGGTCGAAAAAAATTCTATTTTATTGATTCGACCGACCGAAAAATCTGCCAATTTGATTACGACCCGGCATCCGGCTCTATCAGAAATCGTTCTGTTTTATTTGAATTCCCCACGGACGAATCACTTCCAGACGGCATGACTCTTGATGCCGACGGGCATTTATGGGTAGCTCTTTACAACGGATTCAAAGTAGTCCGTATCAACCCTGTTTCTGCTCAAATAGAATTTCAAGTGGAGCTTCCGGTTCCCCAGGTAACCTCCTGTACTTTTGGAGGTTCAAATATGAATGAACTTTACATTACAACTGCCCGCGAGCATATGACCAAGAAAGAAATTGCTGAAGTTCCCCTTTCAGGATCCTTGTTTCGTGCGGTCGTTCCATTTCGCGGATTAAAAGCAGACCGCTTTAAAGGCTGA
- a CDS encoding helix-turn-helix transcriptional regulator has product MGEGEITNNIRVLRFQHNEMTQQELADNVGVTRQTINALEAAKYNPSLELAFKIADAFNKPLEDVFKYRK; this is encoded by the coding sequence ATGGGAGAAGGAGAAATAACCAATAATATTCGGGTACTTCGATTTCAGCATAATGAAATGACGCAGCAAGAGCTTGCCGATAACGTTGGGGTCACCCGTCAAACCATTAATGCGCTGGAAGCTGCAAAATACAATCCTTCGCTGGAGCTGGCTTTCAAAATTGCCGATGCATTTAACAAGCCGCTGGAAGATGTTTTTAAATACCGAAAGTAA
- a CDS encoding DUF2914 domain-containing protein, whose protein sequence is MISRFRAFVRRHQKSLPVLFFIGGFIWDSLTLGRIDRLYDRTILSTYMVMLSLSIYMFNVADDGKWKQTFFEKYEEYLPLAIQFFLGALCSAFVIYYSRSVSFSKTISFFVILVILLFGNELLKQRISNKYLQFSAYFFVNFTFCTFFIPVLIKQMSTFIFIVSGLVSLGTTMALIIYIYAVSPSTRREINEGKTLGLVAGIYLMINIFYYFNLIPPVPLALETGIVAHSVEKADGNYVVTYQQTEWYKFWRDNSYTYSQKPGTNVFVFTSIFAPTNLQKEVAHQWKWYNPDLEEWQVADNIGYEITGGRDRGYRGFTYKSNVREGLWEVDVITKEGLVLGIINFEIEIDSTRQDERLVTRIF, encoded by the coding sequence ATGATCAGCCGTTTTCGAGCCTTCGTTCGGAGGCATCAAAAATCTTTACCGGTGCTCTTCTTTATTGGTGGTTTTATTTGGGATTCACTTACCCTCGGCCGCATTGATCGCCTTTATGACCGAACCATTCTTTCCACTTATATGGTGATGCTGAGTTTGTCCATTTACATGTTTAATGTGGCAGATGATGGCAAATGGAAACAAACCTTCTTTGAAAAATATGAGGAGTACCTTCCATTGGCCATTCAATTTTTCCTGGGAGCTTTGTGCAGTGCTTTTGTGATTTACTATTCCCGAAGTGTATCGTTTTCAAAAACCATTTCATTTTTCGTCATTTTGGTGATTCTTTTGTTTGGTAATGAATTGCTGAAACAACGAATATCTAACAAATACCTGCAATTCAGCGCGTATTTCTTTGTAAATTTTACGTTTTGTACGTTTTTCATCCCGGTGCTGATCAAGCAGATGAGCACTTTTATTTTTATAGTGTCGGGTTTGGTTAGCCTCGGCACCACGATGGCCCTTATCATATACATTTATGCTGTCAGCCCATCAACCCGCAGAGAAATTAACGAGGGAAAAACACTTGGTTTGGTAGCTGGAATCTACCTGATGATCAACATCTTCTATTATTTTAATCTGATTCCTCCCGTTCCCCTGGCACTCGAAACCGGAATTGTTGCACACAGTGTGGAAAAAGCCGATGGAAACTATGTTGTAACCTACCAGCAAACGGAATGGTATAAATTTTGGAGAGATAACAGCTATACATACAGCCAGAAGCCGGGAACGAATGTTTTTGTTTTCACCTCCATTTTTGCACCAACCAATCTTCAAAAAGAAGTGGCACACCAATGGAAATGGTACAATCCCGACCTGGAAGAGTGGCAAGTTGCAGACAATATCGGTTATGAAATTACCGGCGGCAGAGATCGGGGTTACAGAGGATTCACTTACAAGAGCAATGTAAGAGAGGGATTATGGGAAGTGGATGTGATTACCAAAGAAGGGTTGGTTCTGGGAATCATCAATTTTGAAATTGAGATTGATTCAACGCGACAAGATGAACGCCTGGTAACGAGAATTTTTTAA
- the purM gene encoding phosphoribosylformylglycinamidine cyclo-ligase codes for MSDKKFTYKDSGVDIKAGEELVNSIKDVVKETHNANVVSNIGGFGGLFSADFGSMKNPVLVSSVDGVGTKLIVAFKAGVYDTVGQDLVNHCVNDIAVCGAKPLFFLDYFSTGKLEQQVGFDVVKGFAKACKENGVALIGGETAEMPDIYDKGEFDLAGTIVGVVDKDQLITGDKIKKGDLLIGLKSSGLHTNGYSLARNVLFSEFDVNDQPEELEKTIGEELLQVHRSYLDIISKLKDVDGVHGFSHITGGGIVGNTKRILPDGLKLDVNWESWERPDIFKLIQKTGNVPEEDMRATFNLGIGLIIVVSREAVDKVEKLCNEIEEEVFRIGVVS; via the coding sequence GTGTCAGATAAAAAATTTACTTACAAAGACTCGGGAGTAGACATCAAAGCCGGTGAAGAACTGGTTAATTCCATAAAAGATGTTGTGAAGGAAACACACAATGCCAATGTGGTAAGTAATATTGGAGGATTTGGCGGGCTCTTTTCGGCCGATTTTGGATCCATGAAAAATCCGGTTTTGGTCAGCAGTGTGGATGGCGTTGGAACGAAACTGATTGTTGCTTTTAAAGCTGGAGTGTATGATACGGTTGGCCAGGATCTGGTAAATCATTGTGTGAACGATATTGCTGTCTGCGGAGCCAAACCTCTCTTTTTTCTTGACTATTTTTCAACCGGAAAACTGGAACAACAGGTTGGGTTCGATGTGGTAAAAGGATTTGCCAAAGCCTGTAAAGAAAATGGTGTGGCCCTGATTGGAGGAGAAACCGCTGAAATGCCGGACATTTATGACAAGGGAGAATTTGATTTGGCCGGAACCATTGTTGGTGTGGTTGATAAAGATCAACTTATTACCGGTGATAAAATTAAGAAAGGAGATTTACTTATCGGTTTAAAAAGTTCAGGCCTTCACACCAATGGATACTCGCTTGCCAGAAACGTATTGTTTAGTGAATTTGATGTAAATGATCAGCCCGAAGAATTGGAAAAAACCATCGGGGAAGAACTGTTGCAGGTGCACCGCTCCTACCTGGATATCATTTCCAAGCTGAAAGATGTGGATGGTGTACATGGATTTTCTCATATCACCGGTGGTGGAATTGTTGGGAATACAAAACGAATCCTCCCCGACGGATTAAAACTGGATGTAAATTGGGAGAGCTGGGAAAGGCCGGATATTTTTAAACTCATCCAAAAAACCGGAAATGTACCTGAAGAAGATATGCGTGCAACATTTAACCTCGGCATCGGTTTAATAATAGTAGTTTCCAGAGAGGCTGTAGACAAAGTTGAAAAATTATGTAATGAAATTGAAGAAGAGGTTTTTAGAATTGGCGTGGTTTCCTGA
- a CDS encoding endonuclease/exonuclease/phosphatase family protein, producing the protein MTYNIHHAEGMDGIVNLERIADVIKKENPDILLLQEVDINLNRSGNMDIPQLLSKKTGLKNVVFGKNLDIDTGSYGNATLSRYLIASSKNFQFERIGSEQRGILATEISLHGREILVLNSHFDHSQDDAERILNAEKIIHEILPKYNADVVLFGGDFNDIPTSQMYQKLNEKFQDTWMIFGQGDGMTIPADQPIKRIDYILFSGNIQPDSIWIPKTEASDHLPVVADFILAEDE; encoded by the coding sequence ATGACATACAACATCCATCACGCAGAGGGAATGGATGGAATAGTGAATCTTGAAAGAATAGCAGATGTAATAAAAAAAGAAAATCCCGATATCCTTCTTTTGCAGGAAGTAGATATCAATCTAAACAGATCCGGAAATATGGATATACCTCAATTGCTTTCCAAAAAAACAGGATTAAAGAACGTAGTATTTGGAAAGAATCTCGATATAGACACAGGAAGTTATGGAAATGCAACTCTTTCCAGGTATCTGATTGCCAGTTCCAAGAACTTTCAATTTGAAAGAATTGGTTCGGAACAGAGAGGTATTCTGGCAACGGAGATTTCATTACATGGAAGAGAAATTTTGGTTTTGAACTCTCATTTCGATCACAGCCAGGACGATGCCGAACGTATTCTCAATGCTGAAAAAATAATCCATGAGATTTTACCGAAATACAACGCAGATGTGGTTCTATTTGGAGGGGATTTTAACGATATTCCAACCAGCCAAATGTATCAGAAACTGAATGAAAAATTTCAAGATACATGGATGATTTTCGGTCAGGGTGATGGAATGACCATTCCGGCGGATCAACCCATAAAACGAATTGATTACATCTTGTTTTCAGGGAACATTCAACCCGATTCCATTTGGATACCCAAGACTGAAGCATCGGATCATTTGCCGGTTGTAGCAGATTTTATTTTGGCTGAAGATGAATAG